Proteins from a genomic interval of Nakamurella alba:
- a CDS encoding FUSC family protein — translation MWDEVGVAYLAVACAAVFMAGSLRARTVTVLTQWTGACVGFGLGVLAGSSGPAAIVVPTGVALLAGAMGVVGPAMTAAAMMAVIGVGYGQFGGSVLSWPQLCLWYGIGSAAMALPVLIGLVARGRGQDRALIADVFDRSADLLDVVGTPSAKAARAELAAASARCRESMQDHLIGRSPLRSDYTDAVTVALRAAGTHAGGGTVTADEIATLRVRAAGLRALTKPAPARSSRSPVPVQVRFTAALAAIWAPSARRTAARLGVCIGAASAVTVALHHDQSHSFWLVLTVTVVVRPEYGSVFSRTVNRVAGTVSGAVLAAVALLFAITGWSVAIVAALALSAGRLFSRYSYSFSVAGATTSALLSACIGRPDLLFPAIRLADTLLGCVLALVLGYLVWPNQRRGADATRLAVAIAAARTYLDDVRTTAAGLGPDRDRDRDRDRDRDRAYRSAHALVAQLLTDVDEPPPAGRHAAELLPRALKLDALIDDITALAEHVDGATAAELTATLDLIERPGPV, via the coding sequence GTGTGGGACGAGGTCGGTGTGGCCTACCTTGCGGTTGCCTGCGCGGCGGTATTCATGGCCGGATCGCTGCGAGCGCGGACGGTGACCGTGCTGACCCAATGGACCGGGGCCTGTGTCGGTTTTGGTCTCGGTGTGCTGGCCGGCTCGTCCGGACCCGCCGCCATCGTGGTGCCCACCGGGGTCGCGCTGCTGGCCGGGGCGATGGGGGTGGTCGGTCCAGCCATGACGGCGGCCGCAATGATGGCTGTCATCGGAGTCGGCTATGGCCAATTCGGTGGGTCGGTGTTGTCGTGGCCGCAGCTGTGTCTCTGGTACGGAATCGGCTCGGCGGCGATGGCGCTGCCGGTGCTAATCGGGCTGGTCGCGCGCGGACGCGGACAGGATCGGGCGCTGATCGCGGACGTGTTCGATCGGTCCGCGGATCTGCTGGACGTGGTGGGGACGCCGTCGGCGAAGGCCGCCCGGGCTGAGTTGGCCGCGGCCTCAGCCCGCTGCCGAGAGTCCATGCAGGACCACCTCATCGGCAGGAGCCCGCTGCGCTCGGACTACACCGACGCCGTGACGGTGGCGCTGCGGGCGGCGGGAACCCATGCGGGCGGCGGGACCGTGACGGCCGATGAGATTGCCACTCTCCGGGTCCGGGCGGCCGGTTTGCGGGCGCTGACCAAGCCGGCACCGGCCCGATCAAGTCGGTCGCCGGTCCCGGTTCAGGTGCGGTTCACGGCCGCCCTCGCGGCCATCTGGGCGCCGTCCGCGCGGCGAACCGCAGCGCGCTTGGGAGTGTGCATCGGCGCCGCGTCGGCGGTGACGGTGGCCTTGCATCACGATCAGAGCCATTCATTTTGGCTGGTTCTCACGGTCACCGTGGTGGTGCGGCCGGAATACGGCAGTGTGTTCAGCCGGACAGTGAACCGGGTGGCCGGGACCGTGAGCGGAGCCGTCCTGGCCGCGGTCGCGTTGTTGTTCGCGATCACCGGGTGGTCGGTGGCAATCGTCGCCGCGCTGGCTCTGTCGGCGGGCAGGCTGTTCAGCCGCTACTCGTATTCGTTCAGTGTGGCCGGGGCGACCACATCCGCGCTGCTCAGCGCATGCATCGGCCGGCCCGACCTACTCTTCCCGGCGATCCGGCTGGCGGACACCCTGCTGGGGTGTGTGCTGGCCCTGGTGTTGGGGTACCTGGTCTGGCCCAATCAACGCCGGGGCGCCGACGCCACCCGACTGGCGGTGGCGATCGCGGCGGCCAGGACCTACCTGGACGACGTGCGCACCACCGCTGCTGGTCTCGGGCCGGACCGGGACCGGGACCGGGACCGGGACCGGGACCGGGACCGGGCCTACCGCAGCGCGCATGCGCTGGTGGCGCAGCTGCTGACGGACGTCGACGAGCCCCCGCCCGCGGGCCGGCACGCCGCCGAACTGCTCCCGCGAGCCCTGAAGTTGGACGCTCTGATCGACGACATCACGGCATTGGCCGAACATGTCGATGGCGCCACGGCGGCTGAGCTCACGGCGACGCTGGACCTGATTGAGCGGCCCGGACCGGTCTGA
- a CDS encoding alpha/beta hydrolase, with protein MVWSPPAPHRRRPIVGYTYPIEAQSMFDDREHQFASFGLSVADIARVRRATTDFWADAPGGWVYEWSNLAAGYTRQQRPDLAALAYGAAKFPCLADAARRTAQDRQLEQYLQAAASFPVRFERRVLSLAGPQGQVDLPVHLYRSGGDDVPAPVLLFSGGVDTWKMDVHGWCIALAQHAGVVVLAFDMPGTGENPVLLGPDAADLVGQLVTVARSLGNGLVGHLGMSFGGNFSARTGLQGVVDAAVVLGGPVQSGFHPENIRRLPYGMADIVGNAMGLT; from the coding sequence ATGGTGTGGTCACCACCCGCCCCGCACCGAAGAAGGCCAATCGTGGGTTACACCTATCCGATCGAAGCCCAGTCGATGTTCGACGACCGTGAACATCAGTTCGCGTCGTTCGGACTGTCCGTAGCCGACATCGCCCGCGTTCGCCGGGCCACCACCGATTTCTGGGCCGACGCCCCCGGCGGCTGGGTCTACGAGTGGTCGAACCTGGCCGCCGGTTACACCCGGCAGCAGCGTCCCGACCTGGCCGCTCTGGCCTACGGCGCCGCCAAGTTCCCGTGTCTGGCCGACGCCGCCCGCAGGACCGCGCAGGATCGGCAACTCGAGCAGTACCTGCAGGCCGCCGCCTCGTTCCCGGTCCGGTTCGAGCGCCGGGTGCTCTCCCTGGCCGGCCCGCAGGGTCAGGTGGATCTTCCCGTCCACCTCTATCGCAGCGGAGGAGACGATGTCCCAGCCCCAGTGCTGTTGTTCAGTGGCGGCGTCGACACCTGGAAAATGGACGTGCACGGCTGGTGTATCGCCCTGGCCCAGCATGCCGGGGTCGTCGTACTGGCCTTCGACATGCCGGGCACTGGGGAGAACCCGGTGCTGCTCGGACCAGATGCGGCCGACTTGGTGGGACAGCTGGTGACGGTCGCCCGGTCCCTGGGGAACGGCCTGGTCGGTCATCTGGGTATGTCCTTCGGCGGGAACTTCTCGGCCCGCACCGGCCTGCAGGGTGTCGTCGACGCCGCCGTGGTGCTGGGTGGACCGGTGCAGAGTGGATTCCATCCCGAGAACATCCGCCGGCTACCTTATGGCATGGCCGACATCGTCGGTAACGCCATGGGTTTGACCTGA